One stretch of Rhodospirillaceae bacterium DNA includes these proteins:
- a CDS encoding TIGR02302 family protein, translated as MARRPVLGEETAKTPTTPTGLPARVRAMAVLAWGALLVERLWAALTPPVAVLALGLAIAWIGLPRLLPVWGHIALLVLATLALGYALYRGFRGFRLPAWRDALRRLEQDSGLSHRPLTHIDDAQVSNLIDPGATSLWQRHRARLMASIGRLDLRWLDSGLAKRDPQALRQLCRLLAVAAFFIASEAWQRRLEQAVIANFSGLEDSDLISVEASITPPDYTGLPPVSLNMAAKSEVSGAEAGKPLVVPSGSRLLMQAQGLPTSGMGGPATLVANNEKLPFDALDATTQRAEATLTAGDRIGVQSGLTTVAEWPVEVVPDMAPSAQFGGQPGVTERGVLRLGYTARDDYGVTDLRLVVSRGSENMEFKLALAQGGIDAEGQHTAQGGSFQDLTAHAWAGLDVELRLVARDAMGQIGASAPMALTLPERKFFHPVARAIIELRKRVASDWQFHDSVAQELNVLKSQPETYEDRIVAFMGMDFAARRLTTPGFAPSHLPPILQLMWDTAVDLEDGGTSLALSEFRRLQQELQDALDRGASDEEIERLMNQLQEAMNRYMQDLQQQLERAMESGQPLRQLSPNGLKLSQQDLNQMLNDARNMARSGAKDSAKQMLDQLQKLMENLQAGVPAMMSPEGRAQQELSSELGRLMQRQQKLLEESYNAQRGQQPGQQGMGEGEMGEGQMGDGGNGQGTGSGAMGQEQLRRDLGNLMQRFGNALGDLPKGLGEAEQYMRGAVDKLGNQDFGAAADDQNNALSQLQQGLQAAQEMMQRQAGKVPGRGARDKMDPLGRPTDEDGSSGNPIDNSNVDIGKGEDPQKARDIFEELRQRRNAPNRPKP; from the coding sequence ATGGCAAGGCGCCCGGTTCTCGGGGAAGAGACGGCCAAGACGCCCACGACACCGACAGGCTTGCCTGCGCGCGTGCGGGCGATGGCGGTTCTCGCCTGGGGTGCCCTGCTGGTCGAACGGCTGTGGGCGGCGCTGACGCCGCCGGTGGCCGTCCTGGCGCTGGGTCTCGCCATTGCCTGGATCGGCCTGCCGCGGCTGCTGCCGGTCTGGGGGCATATCGCGCTGCTGGTCCTTGCCACCCTTGCCTTGGGCTACGCGCTCTATCGCGGTTTTCGGGGATTCCGCCTGCCGGCCTGGCGCGACGCGCTGCGGCGCCTGGAACAGGATAGCGGCCTCAGCCACCGCCCGCTCACCCATATCGACGACGCCCAGGTCAGCAACCTCATCGACCCCGGCGCCACCAGCCTGTGGCAGCGGCATCGGGCGCGGCTCATGGCCTCGATCGGGCGGCTCGATCTCCGCTGGCTGGATAGCGGCCTAGCCAAGCGCGATCCGCAGGCCCTGCGCCAGCTTTGCCGGCTGCTGGCGGTGGCGGCTTTCTTCATTGCGAGCGAAGCCTGGCAGCGCCGCCTCGAGCAGGCCGTCATTGCGAATTTCTCGGGCCTCGAAGACAGCGACCTCATCAGCGTCGAGGCCTCGATCACGCCGCCCGATTACACCGGCCTGCCGCCGGTCAGCCTCAACATGGCGGCCAAATCGGAAGTGAGTGGGGCGGAAGCCGGGAAACCGCTGGTCGTGCCGTCGGGATCGCGCCTGCTGATGCAGGCGCAGGGCCTGCCCACCAGCGGCATGGGCGGTCCGGCGACGCTGGTCGCCAACAATGAGAAGCTGCCCTTCGACGCGCTCGACGCCACGACGCAACGCGCCGAGGCGACGCTTACCGCCGGCGATCGCATCGGCGTGCAATCGGGCCTTACCACCGTCGCCGAATGGCCAGTTGAGGTGGTGCCCGACATGGCGCCCAGCGCGCAGTTCGGCGGGCAGCCCGGCGTCACCGAGCGCGGCGTGCTGCGCCTCGGCTATACCGCGCGCGACGATTACGGCGTCACGGATCTCCGCCTCGTGGTCAGCCGCGGATCAGAGAACATGGAATTCAAGCTGGCGCTGGCCCAGGGCGGCATCGATGCGGAAGGGCAACACACCGCACAAGGCGGCAGCTTCCAGGATTTGACCGCCCATGCCTGGGCCGGGCTTGACGTGGAACTCCGCCTGGTGGCGCGCGATGCCATGGGGCAGATCGGCGCCTCGGCACCGATGGCGCTGACGCTGCCGGAGCGGAAATTCTTCCATCCCGTGGCGCGCGCCATCATCGAACTCAGGAAGCGCGTCGCCAGCGACTGGCAGTTCCATGACTCGGTGGCGCAGGAACTCAACGTGCTGAAGTCGCAGCCTGAAACCTATGAGGACCGGATCGTGGCCTTCATGGGCATGGATTTCGCAGCGCGGCGCCTGACCACGCCGGGCTTTGCCCCCTCGCATCTGCCGCCGATCCTGCAATTGATGTGGGACACCGCGGTCGATCTCGAGGATGGCGGCACGTCGCTGGCCCTGAGCGAGTTCCGCCGCCTGCAGCAGGAATTGCAGGATGCGCTTGATCGCGGCGCCTCGGATGAGGAGATCGAGCGGCTGATGAACCAGCTGCAGGAAGCGATGAACCGCTACATGCAGGACCTCCAGCAGCAATTGGAGCGCGCGATGGAAAGCGGCCAACCCTTGCGCCAGCTCTCGCCCAACGGCCTCAAGCTCTCGCAGCAGGATCTCAACCAGATGCTCAACGATGCGCGCAACATGGCGCGCTCGGGGGCGAAGGATTCCGCGAAGCAAATGCTCGACCAGCTCCAGAAGCTGATGGAGAACCTGCAGGCCGGCGTCCCCGCCATGATGAGCCCGGAAGGTCGCGCGCAGCAGGAGCTGAGCAGCGAGCTCGGGCGCCTGATGCAGCGCCAGCAGAAGCTGCTGGAGGAGAGCTATAACGCCCAGCGAGGCCAGCAGCCCGGCCAGCAGGGCATGGGCGAAGGCGAGATGGGCGAAGGCCAGATGGGCGATGGCGGCAACGGCCAGGGCACCGGGTCGGGCGCCATGGGGCAGGAACAATTGCGCCGCGACCTCGGCAATCTCATGCAGCGCTTCGGCAATGCGCTGGGCGATCTGCCCAAGGGGTTGGGCGAAGCCGAACAATACATGCGCGGTGCCGTCGACAAGCTCGGCAACCAGGATTTCGGCGCCGCGGCCGACGACCAGAACAACGCGCTCAGTCAATTGCAGCAGGGGCTGCAGGCGGCGCAGGAAATGATGCAGCGCCAGGCGGGCAAGGTGCCGGGCCGGGGTGCCCGCGACAAGATGGATCCCTTAGGGAGGCCCACCGATGAAGACGGATCCAGTGGCAACCCGATCGACAATTCCAATGTCGATATCGGCAAGGGCGAGGACCCGCAGAAGGCCCGCGACATTTTCGAAGAACTGCGCCAGCGCCGCAACGCGCCCAACCGCCCGAAACCCTAG